The genomic stretch ttaatgtaccagagactgttactgtcagggttaatgtaacagagactgttactgtcagggttaatgagctccagactgttactgtcagggttaatgtaccagagactgttactgtcagggttaatgtaacagagactgttactgtcagggttaatgagctccagactgttactgtcagggttaatgtaacagagactgttactgtcagggttaatgagctccagactgttactgtcagggttaatgagctccagactgttactggcTGTCAACTACAGCTGCTGCGGTCATCATCTCTGATCTCATCCttcaccacaacacaacactgtcatccaGCCTCATCCTGTCTGTGTGAGATATTCATGTGACAGTACATGGCTAACCAGTACTTTGTAAAAAAAAAGATCTCTTTAAATATGCTGATTTCTAAGTAGaatttatacagtgccttgcgaaagtattcggcccccttgaactttgcgaccttttgccacatttcaggcttcaaacataaagatataaaactgtattttttttgtgaagaatcaacaacaagtgggacacaatcatgaagtggaacgacatttattggatatttcaaactttttttaacaaatcaaaaaactgaaaaaattggaaaattattcagcccccttagttaatactttgtagcgtcaccttttgctgcgattacagctgtaagtcgtttggggtatgtctctatcagttttggggccgaatactttcgcaaggtcGTAGGTCATTTATTTACTTATGAATTATGTTCAGGCACACTGTAAGTGGTTGGGCAACATTTATTTAACAAAGGAAACGGACAAACCTGAGCTAGAATACCTTTACAAAAGGATAAGTTTAAACATCTATAGACGGAGAACGGAAATACTTGTTATCAACTTGTATTGTGAACTGAAATAAGAATTCAAACACATAAAActactattatatattataaaacTACTTGTCAGGGATGATGTCACGACAGGGCGGTTCCTCTTGCAGGAGGGCGGTTCCTCTAGCAGGAGGGGCGGTTCCTCTTGCAGGAGGGCGGTTCCTCTAGCAGGAGGGGCGGTTCCTCTAGCAGGAGGGGCGGTTCCTCTTGCAGGAGGGGCGGTTCCTCTTGCAGGAGGGGCGGTTCCTCTTGCAGGAGGGGCGGTTCCTCTTGCAGGAGGGGCGGTTCCTCTTGCAGGAGGGGCGGTTCCTCTTGCAGGAGGGGCGGTTCCTCTTGCAGGAGGGGCGGTTCCTCTTGCAGGAGGGGCGGTTCCTCTAGCAGGAGGGGCGGTTCCTCTAGCAGGAGGGGCGGTTCCTCTAGCAGGAGGGGCGGTTCCTCTAGCAGGAGGAGGGTCATTAGTGATTGGAGCCACCTGGGCTCAGGGTATTTAAACTGCTTCactaatcactctctctctctctctgctcctccaggaATGATCCTGTTTTGTTTATTCTTTTGTAGTTTTACACAGTTTtcacaacaaaaacaacagttaATCAAGAGTTCCCCCAAAACCACAGGTCCTGGGGTCAGACAGGACCTCAGTTCCCCCAAAACCACAGGTCCTGGGGTCAGACAGGACCTCAGTTCCCCCAAAACCACAGGTCCTGGGGTCAGACAGGATCTCAGTTCCCCCAAAACCACAGGTCCCGGGGTCAGACAGGATCTCAGTTCCCCCAAAACCACAGGTCCTGGGGTCAGACAGGACCTCAGTTCCCCCAAAACCACAGGTCCTGGGGTCAGACAGGACCTCAGTTCCCCCAAAACCACAGGTCCTGGGGTCAGACAGGACCTCAGTTCCCCCAAAACCACAGGTCCTGGGGTCAGACAGAACCTCAGTTCCCCCAAAACCACAGGTCCCGGGGTCAGACAGGATCTCAGTTCCCCCAAAACCACAGGTCCCGGGGTCAGACAGGGCCTCAGTTCCCCCAAAACCACAGGTCCTGGGGTCAGACAGGACCTCAAACAGTTCAAGTCAGACACAGTGATGTAGTCGAGTCACTAAACCCGCCAGTCTCAAGTCCCTGGTGATGAGTCCGAGTCTGAGTCGCCACTGGCCCCGAGACCTGATCCCAGAGCAGTAGTTAGAGGCTTCAGTATCCTCCCAGCACCACCCCAACCTAGGCCCCTCCCCCCAAAAGGTTCAGAGGTCAAAACACCACACAGCTGTTGATGTCAAACATCCGCGGGCGCGTCCGTTTCCTGGCCTGGTTCACCGCCGTCCTCACCGCACACTCGAACACTTGCTGCACGCCGCGGTTGCTTAGCGACGAGCACTCCAGATATCCCTTGGCCCGTATGTCCTGAGCGAGGCGTTTGCCCTCGGCGGCGGAGGAGCAGGAGGCGCTGTGAGGCCCGGAGTCACGCTGGTCCGTCTGGGTGGCCACCACCAGCACCGGGACACGGGGAAGGTTGTCACGCACCTACAATGGCATTAAAAAAAATTTTAAACAACCATTTTGTTATAGTCAAATAGTTTTAAACGTGTGTTTTGATACAGGATATATGAAGCCAGAGTTgggctcaattccatttcaactcAGGAAGTGAACTGAAATCCTAATTCCAATTCCTTCTCAATGCttctcaatgagagagagagagagagagagagagagagagacagagagagagacagagagagacagagagagagagagagagagagagagagagagagagagagagagagagagagagagagagagagagagacagagagacagagagacagagagagagagagagagagagagagagacagagagacagagagacagagagacagagagagagagagagagagacagagagagagagagagagagacagagagagagagagagagagagagagagagagagagagagagagagagacagagagagagacagagagagagagacagagagagagagagagagagagagacagagagagagacagagagacagagagacagagagacagagagagagagagagagagagacagagagagagacagagagagagagagagagacagagacagagagagagacagagagacagagagacagagagacagagagacagagagagagagacagagacagagagagagagacagagagagagagagagagagacagagagagagagagagagagagagagagagagagagagagagagagagagagagagagagagagagagagacagagacagagagacagagacagagacagagagacagagagagagacagagagacagagagagagagagagagagagagagacagagagagagagagagacagagagagagagagagagagagagagagagagagagagagacagagagagagagagagagagagagagagagagagagagagagagagagagagagagagagagagagagagagagagagagacagagacagagacagagacagagacagagagacagagacagagacagagagacagagagagagagagagagacagagagagagagagagagagagagagagagagagagagagacagagagagagagagagagagagagacagagagagagagacagagagagagagagagagagagagagagagagagagagagagagagagacagagagagagagagagagaaagagagagacagagagagagagagagagagagagaggttgtaaaTTGTAaatttgtaaatacaacccatatttatgcttattcattttatcttgtgtcatttaactatttgtacattgtatatatatatatatatataatatgacatttgtaatgtctttactgttttgaaacttctgtatgtgtaatgtttactgttaatttgttgtttttcattttatatattcactttgtatgttgtctacctcacttgctttggcaatgtaaacacatgtttcccatgacaataaagcccttgaattgaaattgaattgaaagagagagagagacagagagagagagagagagagagagagagagagagagagagagagagagagagagagagagagaaagagaagagagagaaaaagagagagaaagagagaaaagagagagaaagagagagagagaaagagagacagagagacagagagacagagagacagagagagacagagagagacagagagacagagagacagagagacagagagacagacagagagagagagagacagagacagagagagagagagagagagagagagagagacagagagacagagagacagagagacagagagacagagagacagagagagagagagagagagagagagagagagagagaaaatggaatCAGATCTTTAGTTTACTGAAGCATCCAACTACTGTACTAGTgtctacttcctgaattgactcaaatgattaaTTCAGACGTGTCTGTAAGAATATAAAAAGTTTGTTTGGTCGAGCGATCTGAGCTGCTGCCTCTGGAGATCGTGTTCTACGTAGCGTCGGGTTGGAATCCGtcccaccgctctctctctccgacctTTCACCTCTAtccaataaaaacacacacacagaacacttcCAGAAGGATCTACTCAGAGGAAAAGGTCGTCCCGTACCTCTACCAGCCACTTGTGCTTGACGCTGGCGAGGGAGGCGGCGTTGGCCACGGAGTAGCAGATCAGGACCACATCCGCCTGCTGATAGGACATCGGACGGATCTGTCTGAACGTGTCATTTCCTGCCGTGTCCCACAAACCCAGGTTGATCTGGAGAGTAAAACAAATATGTTATAAatgtgactttaaaaaaaaaaaacgtttttaatTATTCAatgattttttttctttctttcttcgaAATCATGTTTGTAATGTTTTATTCTTTGTGACGTAGAGATGCTCTTGAAAATAAAGCATTAAaaagacaacacaaacacaccacagggATAAACAGCCTCATTTACCATCAGGGGGGTTAAAGGTCGTGAAGGATGTGTCAGGGGTCATTTCCTGATCAGGTGACTATCCGACCTCTCCAGTGTGTTGACACTACCGTGTTAATGTATGGTGATATGATGTAATGACAAGTAGCCtagcgacagggtagcctagcaaCAGGGTAGCCGTGTTAATGTATGGTGATAGTTCAATGATGTAATATGTAAAGATGTGTCAAATCAGGTCGTGGCAAATTCCAGTCTGAAGCAAGTAGCCTAGCAACAGGGTAGGCtagcgacagggtagcctagcgaCAGGGTAGGCTAGCGACAGGGTAGGCTAGCAACAGGGTAGGCtagcgacagggtagcctagcgaCAGGGTAGGCtagcgacagggtagcctagcgaCAGGGTAGGCtagcgacagggtagcctagcaaCAGGGTAGGCtagcgacagggtagcctagcaacagggtagcctagcaacagggtagcctagcaacagggtagcctagcaacagggtagccgagtggttagatcGCTGTGCCAGTAACCCATTATGTTGCTGTATtgaaaccccgagctgacaaggtaaaaacatctgtcgttctgcccctgaacaaggcagttaaccctactgttcccctgaacaaggcagttaaccctactgttcccctgaacaaggcagttaaccctactgttcccctgaacaaggcagttaaccctactgttcccctgaacaaggcagttaacccactgttccctgaacaaggcagttaacccactgttcccctgaacaaggcagttaacccactgttcccctgaacaaggcagttaacccactgttcccctgaacaaggcagttaacccactgttccctgaacaaggcagttaacccactgttccctgaacaaggcagttaaccctactgttccctgaacaaggcagttaaccctactgttccctgaacaaggcagttaaccctactgttccctgaacaaggcagttaaccctattgttccctgaacaaggcagttaaccctactgttcccctgaacaaggcagttaacccactgttcccctgaacaaggcagttaaccctactgttcccctgaacaaggcagttaacccactgttcccctgaacaaggcagttaaccctactgttcccctgaacaaggcagttaacccactgttcccccgaacaaggcagttaacccactgttcccccgaacaaggcagttaacccactgttcccctgaacaaggcagttaaccctactgttcccctgaacaaggcagttaaccctactgttcccctgaacaaggcagttaaccccattgttcccctgaacaaggcagttaaccctactgttcccctgaacaaggcagttaacccactgttcccctgaacaaggcagttaaccctactgttcccctgaacaaggcagttaacccactgttcccctgaacaaggcagttaaccctactgttcccctgaacaaggcagttaacccactgttcccctgaacaaggcagttaacccactgttcccctgaacaaggcagttaacccactgttcccctgaacaaggcagttaacccactgttcccctgaacaaggcagtttaacccactgttcccctgaacaaggcagtttaacccactgttcccctgaacaaggcagttaacccactgttcccctgaacaaggcagttaacccactgttcccctgaacaaggcagttaacccactgttccctgaacaaggcagttaaccctactgttcccctgaacaaggcagttaacccactgttccctgaacaaggcagttaacccactgttcccctgaacaaggcagttaaccctactgttccctgaacaaggcagttaaccctactgttcccctgaacaaggcagttaaccctactgttcctcggtaggccgtcattgtgaataagaatttgttcttaaatgacttgcctagttaaataaaaaggttaaaatgtatatatatattgaagaTCCAATTCTTAAATAATaattaaattcttatttacaataaatacaaatgatatatatatatatataaaacaaaaaataaatacaaaaaaatcaTTTGAATTCCTTTCCCTCAGCCATGGGGTCGATTTGTCCCCGTCTCTAAAGAGTcccatgttttatattttaaaaacattCACAAAACTCTGGAAACCAAATTCATATGAAGAAAACAGATCATCAACGTGCCGACTAAATAAGCTCTAGAAACCGCTATCAACCAACACGACAGACAATCACCATAATACCTGCCGCTGAACGGGGGATTTTCATTAACGCTCATAAGGACCAGTCTAAATGAATAAACAGGCCGGATCTGGTCCGCGGGCCGCCAGTTGAACAGCCCTGATGTAAAGGGTATTATTGTAGTAGTTAAATGAAGTAAAGGGTATTATTGTAGTAGTTAAATGATTTGTAGTGTATTATTGTAGTAGGTTAATGATGTAAAGGGTATTCTTGTAGTAGGTAAATGATGTAAAGGGTATTATTGTAGTAGGTAAATGATGTAAAGGGTATTATTGTAGTAGTTTAATGTATTTTTCCTACCGGAGTCCCGTCCATGAACACCTCTACTCCAGTGTTCTCATACACAGTTGGTTTGTAGCACTCAGGGAAGGTCTCTGAGGTGAAGCGAACCAGGAGGGCCGTCTTCCCGACAGCACTGTCCCCCACCAGCACACACTTCACCTGGGTCTCTGCGTTCATGGCCGCTCCGCTCGGAACCCTGGGGGTTGTAGTTCTTTAGGGAGACGTTGTAGTCCTGTGGAGCTCAGGGGGTTGTAGTTCTTTAGGGAGACGTTGTAGTCCTGAagtagaggagggttaggatCAGGGGGTTGTGGTCACCTTCTCTGTGATACTCTCTGTGGGGTTGTAGTTCTTTAGGGAGATGTTGTAGTCCTGAAGTAGCGGAGGGTTAGGATCAGGGGTTGTGGTCACCTTCTCTGTGATACTCTCTGTGGGGGTTGTAGTTCTTTAGGGAGATGTTGTAGTCCTGTGGAGCTCAGGGGGTTGTAGTTCTTTAGGGAGACGTTGTAGTCCTGAAGTGGAGGAGGGTTGAGATCAGGGGGTTGTGACATCCATAGTGATGGTGGTCACCTTCTCTGTGATACTCTCTGTGGGGGTTGTAGTTCTTTAGGGAGATGTTGTAGTCCTGAagtagaggagggttaggatTGTGGTCACCTGGTGTGTGGAGTCATGATGTTAACTGcatgtgtctctctctacacacacacctctctctctctacacacacacctctctctctctacacacacacctctctctctctacacacacacctctctctctacacacacctctctctctctacacacacacctctctctctctacacacctctctctctcacacacaccctctctctctacacacacactctctctctacacacacacctctctctctctacacacacctctctctctcacacacctctctctctctcacacacactctctctctctctctctctctacacacacctctctctctacacacacacctctctctctacacacacacctctctctctcacacctctctctctacacacacatctctctctctctctacacacacctctctctctctctacacacacactctctctctctacacacacctctctctctctctacacacactctctctctctacacacacacctctctctctacacacacacctctctctc from Oncorhynchus gorbuscha isolate QuinsamMale2020 ecotype Even-year unplaced genomic scaffold, OgorEven_v1.0 Un_scaffold_2845, whole genome shotgun sequence encodes the following:
- the LOC124026866 gene encoding rho-related GTP-binding protein RhoH-like, whose protein sequence is MNAETQVKCVLVGDSAVGKTALLVRFTSETFPECYKPTVYENTGVEVFMDGTPINLGLWDTAGNDTFRQIRPMSYQQADVVLICYSVANAASLASVKHKWLVEVRDNLPRVPVLVVATQTDQRDSGPHSASCSSAAEGKRLAQDIRAKGYLECSSLSNRGVQQVFECAVRTAVNQARKRTRPRMFDINSCVVF